The Streptomyces sp. V4I8 genome includes the window TCCAAGGTGGTCTGGCTCTCCCAGACCACGCTGAGCGTGGACGAGACGATGGAGACCGTCGACGCGCTCAAGGAGAAGTTCCCGCAGCTGATCTCCCCGCCCAGCGACGACATCTGCTACGCCCCGCAGAACCGTCAGCTCGCGGTGAAGCAGATGGGCGCCGAGGCGGAGCTGGTCATCGTCGTCGGTTCGCGCAACTCGTCCAACTCCAAGCGGCTGGTGGAGGTCGCCAAGCTCGCGGGTGCGCGCGAGGCGTATCTCGTGGACTTCGCGGACGAGATCGACGAGGCGTGGCTGGAGGGCGTGACCACGGTCGGTGTGACGTCGGGCGCGTCCGTGCCGGAGGTCCTGGTGGAGCAGGTCCTGGAGTGGCTCGCCCAGCGCGGGTACGGCGATGTGGAGCTGGTCAAGGCGGCCGAGGAGTCGATCACCTTCTCCCTGCCGAAGGAGCTGCGTCCGTCACTGGCGCGAAGAAGCCGTCTCAAAGAGGGCCGGGGCGCGAGAGCCTCCAGCCGGCCGTCGTCATCGGCGGATGCCTCGTCGGACCACCTACTACATCCGTGCCCCCACGAGACAGATGCGGCGAGGGTCTCCTCCCCGAAGGTGACCAACGACGGCCGTGCCCGATCCGGGCAGTGATGTCGGCAGGTAACGCCATGAGGGGCGTATATGGACCACGACCCGAATGATCGTCAGCTCAGTTCATTTCGCCCAGAGTCAGTGCGAGGTTTCCATGACTGCGTCCGAACGGTGGGCCCCGCGAGCTGAGCCTCCAGGGAGAAGGTGGCCCGCCAGTGCTGCGGACTACGCGCAGGCGATACTGGCGAGCCTGAAAGCGCAGGGTCAGATCAGCCCCTCCGTGTATGAAACCGGACGGGTCGTTTCCCTGCTGCCAGACTTCATCGGGCATACCGAGCGAGTCGATTTCCTGCTCACTACTCAGCGGCCACAGGGATATTGGGGACCGGCGCATGCCGGATATGCGCTCGTCCCTACACTCAGCGCGACCGAGGCTCTACTGACTGTTCAGCAGCGACAGCCGCGCGAGTCTCGGACCGCCGCCGCGGTACGCAGAGCTCTGTGCGGTCTCGCCGATCTCGCCGAGGCCGATGTGCCCGATCTGCCGGCCGCGGATCTTGTGGTCTCCGTGCTGGTTCCGCGCATCGAGCATCAACTGAGCCACAAGAGCTTGACGGGAGACAGACCAGAGCATCTGCCCGGATGGTTGCGCGAGTTGGCTCACCGCAGCGAGGGCAGACTCGCCGCATTGCGTTCCATGCTGTCCAGTCCCGCACCGTTGGAGCCCAAACTGCTGCATGCCGCGGAGACCTTCGGTGAAAGCTCCTGGCTGGACAAGGCCCATCTCTCGGCAGAGGGGAGCATCGGCGCGTCTCCCGCTGCCTCAGCTGCCTGGCTGGCTGCCGCTGATGGTTCCGGGCGACGCGATTCACAGGCAGTCCGCCGATATCTGGAACGGGCAGTCCAGCAACACGGCGGGGCGCTCCCCTGCGTATGGCCGACGCCTGTATTCGAGCGCGCGTGGGTACTGAACTGGCTGTTGCACTCCGGCATCACCATCGTCGTTCCACACCACCTGCGCCGTAGTCTGCACGCTTCCCTACAGTCGGAAGGTGCAGCAACCGCTGCCGGGCTGCCTGCGGACGCGGACACCACCAGCATGGTCCTGGCGTCCCTCACCCTTCTCGGAGAGCGACCCGACTTCAGCCCGTTGCTCCGGTACGAACTCGATACCCACTTCTGTACCTGGCCAGGTGAGCAAGGTCAGTCCGTTACCACCAACGCCCATGTGCTCGAAGCTCTGAGCCTGCACGTCCTCGCCCACCCCGCGGAAAAGCGACGCTACGCCCAGGCGATCCAGAAAGTCTCTCACTGGCTTTACTCCCAGCAGCGGGATTGGGGTGGGTGGGAGGACCGATGGCACGCCTCCCCCTACTACGCCACGTTCTGCGCCGCTCTCGCATTGCACCGCTTCGATGGTGCCCGATCCGCGCCGGCTCTGACCGCGACCGTGCAATGGCTGCTGGAGACGCAGCATCCTGACGGCTCGTGGGGGGTCTGGGGCGGCACGGTGGAAGAGACCGCCTACGGCGTTCATCTGCTCGTCAACCTCCCGGCCTCAGATACCCAGAGCCGAGCAAAAGAGGCTGTCCGTTTGGGCCGAGCTCACCTTGCCCGCACGGCCACGCCGCAATACAGCCACCCACCCTTGTGGCACGACAAGGACTTATACGCGCCCGAGGTGATCATTAACGCAGCTGTGCTCACCGCCAGTTTGGAGAACCAGTGACCACGACGATCAATCCAGGCGCGATAGTGCCCTTTGCCGAGGTAGCACAGCTTGAACGACTCAGTCGTTCTCCACTACCACTGCCGCCGCAGATCCTGGACATCGCGCAGAACATCCGTCGCGACCTGGTCTCCTGGGCGCAGGACTACCCAGCAGTGGTCCACGGGAGAGCCGGAGACATCCTGCGCTGGATGCCCCTGTGCGCCGCCGTCTCGTACGACGGTGCCCCGTACCGGACTGCGCTGGAGTTCGCCCGACACTGCGTCGTGGTCTTCGCATATGACGACGTTCTTGACGAAGAGATAGGCGAACCCAACACCCTGGAAGGCCTCCAGACACTCACACAGGAGTGGCTTCGTGTCCTCAGCGGCCCGGCAGGCAAGGAAGAAGCGGTACTGCCGGCATCCGGGACCGGCCGCCTCCAACAGCTACTGCTGGCGCTCGTTGACAGCATGCGCCGAGTCATGGACTCACCGGAAGCACAGCAGCACCAAGAACGCTGGCAAGAGCTCTGGCAACAAGCGAGCACTGGAATGCTGCAAGAATTGGCTTGGCGGCACCGGACCGTGCGGCAGCCGGACTTCGTTACGTATATGCGCACCGCCCGCTCCTCGATCGCCGTCGAAGCTACCCACTGGGCAGCCTTCATCACCAGCGCGCCGGCCGACGTCCTGCCGGAGGAGACAGACCTGCTTATCTCGGTCCTCAAGCGTGCCGGCTACATCATTCGGCTTGCGAACGACCTGAATACCGTAGAACGCGACCACCAAAGCAACGCCGCCAACGCACTTCTCCTCACCGTCGATCGATGGTCCTGCTCGGTCTCCGAAGCCCGGGCCCTGCTGCGAAAGCACCTCGAACAGGAACTGAAGCGCCTGTTCGCCGTCCGAGCCAGCATCGCACCAGCGATCACGGATCACTACGGGTGGATCGTCCGCAGCACAGTGTTCGCTTGTCAGTGGTATCTGAACCGATACGAGCTCGAACTCACTCCGGAAGACCTCCGCGCAATTGACCGAACCGACTGAGCGTCAATGGTCGTGCAGTATGCGTGGTGCATCCAAGCAGCGGGTGGACGGCTCGTCCAACTCCACCTGATTCTTCCTCCCTGCCGCTACGAGGCAAGCATATCTCTCCGGTCAGCGAACGTTCTGAGAAAGACGACGAACACCCATCCCCTCGGGGCCTTGCCCCAAGGTATTTGTGCATTCATATTCTCCAGGGCCGCGTGTGTAAATTAGGGTTAGACACTGTCCCAGGGCTTGCTGCCCATAAGCGTTGGGATGAATTATCTCTTCAATGTCACCCTGTGCGACGGCGGCGGAACGGACCCATTCGTTGCGCGTTGCCGACGG containing:
- a CDS encoding terpene synthase family protein, which encodes MTTTINPGAIVPFAEVAQLERLSRSPLPLPPQILDIAQNIRRDLVSWAQDYPAVVHGRAGDILRWMPLCAAVSYDGAPYRTALEFARHCVVVFAYDDVLDEEIGEPNTLEGLQTLTQEWLRVLSGPAGKEEAVLPASGTGRLQQLLLALVDSMRRVMDSPEAQQHQERWQELWQQASTGMLQELAWRHRTVRQPDFVTYMRTARSSIAVEATHWAAFITSAPADVLPEETDLLISVLKRAGYIIRLANDLNTVERDHQSNAANALLLTVDRWSCSVSEARALLRKHLEQELKRLFAVRASIAPAITDHYGWIVRSTVFACQWYLNRYELELTPEDLRAIDRTD
- a CDS encoding prenyltransferase/squalene oxidase repeat-containing protein; this translates as MYETGRVVSLLPDFIGHTERVDFLLTTQRPQGYWGPAHAGYALVPTLSATEALLTVQQRQPRESRTAAAVRRALCGLADLAEADVPDLPAADLVVSVLVPRIEHQLSHKSLTGDRPEHLPGWLRELAHRSEGRLAALRSMLSSPAPLEPKLLHAAETFGESSWLDKAHLSAEGSIGASPAASAAWLAAADGSGRRDSQAVRRYLERAVQQHGGALPCVWPTPVFERAWVLNWLLHSGITIVVPHHLRRSLHASLQSEGAATAAGLPADADTTSMVLASLTLLGERPDFSPLLRYELDTHFCTWPGEQGQSVTTNAHVLEALSLHVLAHPAEKRRYAQAIQKVSHWLYSQQRDWGGWEDRWHASPYYATFCAALALHRFDGARSAPALTATVQWLLETQHPDGSWGVWGGTVEETAYGVHLLVNLPASDTQSRAKEAVRLGRAHLARTATPQYSHPPLWHDKDLYAPEVIINAAVLTASLENQ
- a CDS encoding 4-hydroxy-3-methylbut-2-enyl diphosphate reductase, which gives rise to MNTPTTGRRVLLAAPRGYCAGVDRAVIAVEKALEQYGAPVYVRHEIVHNKYVVQTLERKGAVFVERTEEVPPGNIVMFSAHGVAPVVHEEAERGRLATIDATCPLVTKVHKEAVRFAKEDYDILLIGHEGHEEVIGTSGEAPDHIQLVDGPGDVAGVEVRDPSKVVWLSQTTLSVDETMETVDALKEKFPQLISPPSDDICYAPQNRQLAVKQMGAEAELVIVVGSRNSSNSKRLVEVAKLAGAREAYLVDFADEIDEAWLEGVTTVGVTSGASVPEVLVEQVLEWLAQRGYGDVELVKAAEESITFSLPKELRPSLARRSRLKEGRGARASSRPSSSADASSDHLLHPCPHETDAARVSSPKVTNDGRARSGQ